One stretch of Bombus vancouverensis nearcticus chromosome 16, iyBomVanc1_principal, whole genome shotgun sequence DNA includes these proteins:
- the Exo84 gene encoding exocyst complex component Exo84 yields the protein MKDICLERGGYFFTMANSLAKVFAIEDFNPEKFVKELSAQCVGADELRQQRAKIQDLANNTSAQLKRNVYQNYMQFIETAKEISHLESEMYQLSQLLSEQRSLLSTLGSTRTTGVTFEDLSESQLEDVNDSTAKEEEHKQKLVQLLENVEGAMSLAETPGRICLHEGSLLELDPLEGTPLKRVHAYLFNDILMIASWLANGSRRGPPKYKMQAVYNLESLAIVNVRDLGTVKLAFKLLAFSDTRVFQCATATSKKEWLDKCEQAKRMKLIEDNPNEASENDKRSKEEKTVPSRSMSLDSNTLGVDDEDTEYHEPPPEWMLEVAEDLDSCIAQRHFEEAYSLLEKAKDYLKDAQITPLLFEIQSKVNDRGRSLVDVLTKELELSAEAKSLQGGGLRSARRVVKLLIQLSRSAQACQLYLRLCSAVLKARLKRVKGEGATAPYVKQLSAIAFSNIVEITKEFLKIFPQSTNCTSGLVVWCSQEVKYLTTHLTKQLFIPQVSLNTLVECIVCVRSHCDQLTQLGMDFRYQLDGQLRTPLAKAIQDTGEKYVEIVKKHIAEDMWRPTNLETCKNVQKLLSEFDGLGITVPQSYLKNDYWIELTNNTLTFSRIYVSLLEDCLSVATPELMAIIDTVLISVMRTQVQHIIVSLTNPKLKQEKQLVHNNASYIRDVVIMRGLELYKSTTNQIFKKLLALKEQIVFDTSSPIKPKSIPKTAIPKYSATEYI from the exons ATGAAAGATATTTGTTTAGAACGTGGCGGATATTTTTTTACTATGGCTAACAGTCTAGCAAAAGTCTTCGCCATCGAAGATTTTAATCCCGAAAAAT TTGTGAAAGAACTTAGCGCTCAATGTGTTGGAGCAGATGAATTAAGACAACAAAGAGCTAAAATTCAAGATTTAGCAAATAATACTTCTGCACAATTAAAGCGTAATGTTTATCAGAATTATATGCAGTTTATAGAAACTGCTAAGGAAATTTCACATTTGGAAAGTGAAATGTATCAGTTGTCTCAACTACTCAGTGAACAACGTTCGTTATTAAGTACATTAGGATCCACTAGGACTACTGGCGTTACTTTTGAAGATTTATCTGAATCCCAGTTAGAAGATGTTAACGATTCCACTGCCAAAGAAGAAGAACATAAACAAAAATTGGTACAATTACTTGAAAATGTAGAAGGTGCTATG AGTTTAGCAGAAACACCTGGGCGCATATGTTTACATGAAGGTTCTCTACTGGAATTAGATCCATTGGAAGGAACACCACTAAAAAGAGTTCAtgcatatttatttaatgatattttaatgATTGCTTCTTGGTTAGCAAATGGTAGTAGAAGAGGACCACCAAAATATAAGATGCAAGCTGTTTATAATCTTGAAAGTTTGGCAATTGTTAATGTTAGGGACCTTGGAACGGTCAAATTGGCATTCAAACTTTTGGCATTTTCTGATACAAGAGTATTCCAGTGTGCAACTGCAACAAGTAAA aaagaGTGGTTAGATAAATGCGAAcaagcaaagagaatgaagttGATTGAAGATAATCCAAATGAAGCATCTGAAAATGATAAACGATCAAAAGAGGAAAAGACGGTACCTTCTAGATCTATGTCACTCGATTCTAATACCCTCG GTGTAGATGATGAAGATACAGAATATCATGAACCTCCACCAGAATGGATGCTAGAAGTGGCAGAAGATTTGGATTCTTGTATAGCGCAACGTCACTTTGAGGAAGCTTATAGTCTTTTGGAGAAAGCGAAAGACTATTTAAAAGATGCACAAATAACACCACTTTTGTTTGAAATTCAATCAAAAGTAAATGATAGAGGGAGATCATTGGTCGATGTTTTAACAAAAGAACTTGAATTAAGTGCGGAAGCGAAATCATTACAGGGTGGAGGTTTGAGAAGTGCGCGGCGCGTGGTCAAATTATTGATACAATTAAGCAGAAGTGCTCAGGCCTGCCAGCTATATCTGCGGCTATGTAGTGCTGTGCTAAAGGCACGTTTAAAACGAGTTAAAGGCGAAGGAGCTACCGCACCCTATGTAAAGCAGCTTAGCGCAATTGCTTTTAGTAATATCGTTGAGATTACGAAAGAATTCTTAAAAATTTTTCCCCAATCGACAAATTGTACGTCTG GTTTGGTTGTTTGGTGTAGTCAAGAAGTAAAATACTTAACAACACATTTAACTAAACAGCTTTTTATTCCACAAGTGTCTTTAAACACGTTAGTAGAATGTATAGTTTGTGTTCGAAGTCACTGCGATCAG TTAACGCAATTAGGGATGGATTTTCGTTATCAATTAGATGGTCAGCTCAGAACCCCATTAGCAAAAGCTATACAAGATACTGGCGAGAAGTATGTTGAGATTGTAAAAAAGCATATAGCCGAAGACATGTGGCGGCCGACTAATTTAGAAACTTGCAAAAATGTTCAAAAATTGCTATCAGAATTTGATGGCCTTGGAATAACCGTTCCAcaatcttatttaaaaaatgactaTTGGATAGAATTGACTAATAATACTTTAACTTTTTCAAGAATTTATGTAAGTTTATTGGAAGATTGCCTCAGTGTTGCTACACCAGAATTAATGGCTATAATAGACACGGTTTTAATATCCGTGATGCGAACTCAAGTACAACACATAATAGTGTCGCTTACGAACCCTAAATTAAAACAGGAG AAACAATTGGTGCATAATAATGCGTCGTATATTCGAGATGTCGTAATCATGCGAGGACTAGAATTATACAAATCGAcgacaaatcaaatttttaagaaattgttGGCTCTAAAGGAACAAATCGTATTCGATACATCATCTCCGATTAAACCAAAATCTATTCCTAAAACTGCAATACCTAAATATTCTGCCacagaatatatttaa
- the LOC117163044 gene encoding sperm-associated antigen 7, which yields MDLLGSILNSMDKPPSISDKQKALMKKQKEEYQKRQKAEAERLKLFREKVEGKINKFLQDDDAKEYKFPPMDQIYRSIIHDVAEVANIWAYSFGEEGVDRHIVIFKREYAPSEDHLNALRRGEEWNEEIAKRLAEERERRAKEEQEAAAKPRKRKDNFVPNSYYKDKYQHLIGKEAALEAARKTEANSSYGCVPSENKKDQRSIEQTLADIRAKKRKLEMTVKEPENVDKNIDKNPNGTV from the exons ATGGATTTGCTGGGATCTATCTTAAACTCAATGGATAAACCTCCTTCGATCAGTGATAAACAAAAAGCGTTAATGAAAA AGCAAAAAGAGGAGTATCAGAAGCGTCAAAAAGCAGAAGCTGAAAGATTAAAGCTTTTTCGTGAGAAG GTAGAagggaaaattaataaatttcttcaaGATGACGATGCAAAGGAATACAAATTTCCCCCAATGGATCAAATCTATAGgagtataat ACATGACGTTGCTGAAGTGGCAAACATATGGGCATATTCATTTGGTGAAGAAGGTGTTGATCGTCATATTGTTATTTTTAAGAGGGAATACGCACCATCTGAAGATCATTTAAACGCATTACGTAGAGGAGAAGAATGGAATGAAGAAATAGCAAAGAGATTAGCGGAGGAGAGAGAAAGACGAGCCAAAGAAGAGCAAGAAGCTGCTGCTAAACCTAGAAAACGAAAAGACAATTTTGTACCAAATAGTTATTACAAGGATAAGTATCAACATTTAATTGGAAAGGAAGCTGCATTAGAAGCAGCTAGAAAAACAGAAGCTAATAGTAGTTATGGCTGTG TTCCtagtgaaaataagaaagatcaAAGAAGTATAGAGCAAACATTAGCAGACATTCGAGCTAAGAAAAGAAAACTGGAAATGACTGTTAAGGAGCCAGAGAATgtagataaaaatatagataaaaatccaaatggaaccgtataa